AGCTAtcgcctccccctcccccgctcCTTTCTATTTAAGGCCTCTCCGGACAAACCCCTGGCGCGTGCATGCCTAGCCCTAAATCTCTCTCCCTCAAACCGCAAGAACTGTTCATGCAGCTCTCCATCGCCATTAGAAACCGCAAGAACTGTTcatctatctctctctcacacacacatacacgcTCTCTCTCTGGTCTCTGTCTGAGAAAGGTTGCTGCAGCTGTGCGGCCCGTGGCATGTAGGGAATGGTCAAATGGAGGAGGAGGGCATGTCAGAGCAAGAGATTGGCCGGTTGGGGAAGAAGGCCGTCCGGGAACTGTTGCGCGCATGTGTGCCAGTGAGTGATCGCGTACTGCCATCAATGCAGGCTGGCCTAGCTTCTGCGCGCTGTACCCCTCTCTTTTCCTTTGCACATTCTCCATTCTTCCTAGCGATCTACTCCAGCAGCTAGGAGAAAATAGAAATAAACCATTCATCGAGTGTTTCTGCCAATTAAGCAAGAAACGCTTCGAACGGTACTAGAAATATTATTGTGTGCAAGAATTGATTACTAGTTTGCAATGGATGTATGAGCGAGTGCACCGATCACAGTATTGCTACATGTGTTAGCAAAAATTAAACAGCTCTAATAAGAGAAATGAACGGAGTACTCAATCAAGCTGAGATGTAGCATAAGAAGTAACTAATATGATCACAAATCTCAATTTTTTGAATTACCAGGATATGTATGGgataatgaacaattagctgtgcCAACTAATTCACTTCCCCTAGAACACTACTAGGACGACGCCCTGTAATAGTACTTATTAATAATCTAATTAATCTGAAAATGGACAGCAAATTTAGAGGTAATATAGGCAACAAAGCATACCAAAGGAAATGCTCAAatcttgctatgcctatgccggagACGATAAACAAACTAATAGACAAGGTTTGCAAGTCTACTATACTCAAGGGATGCTCGGTGCAGTACTGCCGCCGTCTCCAGCTCCAACCTGCGCGGCGGACGCAGCAAGAGTACCATCGCCGGCGCTACCCTCGACGTCCCTGTCGAAGACTGCTCCGGCGCCAGCCGATGAACCAGATGCCTCAGCGGCCTGCGGCGCGCGCTTCCGTTTCTTCTTTTCGTGCGGGATCCCGCGCGCCTTGGCGTGCGAGTCGCGCACCTCGCGCAGGTAGATCCGGACGGCGCGCGCGGCGAAGGGGTTTGACTCCGGCGCGCCGCCGCTCTCCTCGTAGGCAGCGCGCAGGCGGCCGATGAGCGCGTCGAGGGACCCCCACGCCTGGCGCAGCGGGCACGGACACGGCGCCGGCGGGCTGGGCTGGCCGTAGTAGGCGCAGCCGGCGACGTGCACCTTGGTCTTGCCAAACTGGTCCAGGTACCTGAGGAACTCGATCACGTGCGCGCCGCTGCaccgcgccagcgtcagcggcggctTGTGGTTCCGCAGGTACTGCAGGAACGTGTTCCAGTCCCTGCGCTTCTGCGCTTCATACCTGctcagctgagcaggcggcttcggCGCAACATCCGGCGCGCTGCCGCCGCCGACGACCGAGGATGACGGGCCGGGGCCGGAGGAATCCATATGCAGCAGCGGCCGCGAGAGCGAGCAAAGCTAGCTCTATCGGCGCGCGATCCCGCTGACGAGTGAGTGATCAGTGGACGCGCACCCGGAGGGGTTAAAGGAGATCTTGGGGTGGATGGAGATGGGACGTTGGAAAGGGATGGGAGCGCGGAGGAGAGGCGAGAGCGACGGGGAGCCGAGGGGGGGAGGTGAATGTTACTACTGAAATGGAGCGGAGGCGCGCGTGAGGATGATGGGAGCTACGCGGTCCATTCAAGCGCGGTGACCCCAACCCCGTGCCCGAACAATTCGGGGCGTATAGAAGTGCATACCTCTATATGCTAGGTATACCTGGTGCAGGCGTCTGTGGCTCGGTGTAGGTCGTATGAGCATGTatttatagttttatatggacgcgTTTATCCAACAAATGCATATAATTGATAATTTTATATGAGTAAGCATGCATTTATAGGTTTATACGAACATGCTTATCCAACAAATATGTATTTATAGTTTTATATGAACGCGTCAAAGCTGGTATGTACGTATTTACAGTTTTATATGAACGCATTAAAGTTGGTATGTGCGTATTTATAGTTTTATATAAACGCGTCTTGCCAGCAAGTTTGTATTTATAGTTTTATATGAACACGCCTACCCAGTAAATACATATTAATAGTTTTATATGGACGTGTATATTGCTCCACGGCACACATTTAACTGGAAAAGAATCTCGCCCCATATGCCCCACCTGACGCTAGAAAAGGTAACGCATGGTCCCCCTCCACCCCCGCGCACTAGTGCGCTCGCTATTTTCACCTGCTTCATAGGTGGATGCGTGCACGCCCTTGGACTCTGGTCCTTACAAAACGCACTCCTCGACGCGTCTAGAACCCCTCACCCAAAGAAAAAGCACTCAACCCGTCTCCCCCCACACACATCTGCCTTCTTTCCCCCGCAAGCATCCTTTCTTCCTCCATAGTGTCGATGGATTATCGGCGATAACAGAAACCCGAGAAGAGTTGCTTCCCTTTGTAGGTATGCTTTGTACCTACCGTCTCACCCGCACCCGGAACACCCCTCCTCCTCCCATCCATGCGAACATATGCATatgactagatgacccgttgcgccattGACACGAAGACCAACTTCAGTCCGGAAGTTAAGCGGACTATTTGAAAGTGCATCCAGGAATTTAAGTGACGCTATGGGCAACACGTCCAACAAATGTTCATTCTATAAATCATCCCCAAACGCAATTAGCATAAATAAGAATACATATGGGAACGACCACGAATAAGCAACAGAAAGTTAACAAACGGAGGTAACTATCCCTGGATCATGACAAGTGCTCGTTTGTACTGGCCTCACTTAGACATGACCTCGTGTTACAGAGGTCagcgttgaaagtgcaactaatccctgggcggTTTtgctaattcataacaacatatgcaTCATTGAACTAATGCATATTCAAAGAATATTTTAGGAAAGTTCAATTCAGGCGTGACAATGGGAtgtgaatgtggacccctcaaaatgccaaggacaaacattggcaaaagcttcAAAACTatacatttttggttaagtgatcaaagatcacactgagaccataggaaagccaatactattaaaaggggataaggTTTTGATCATGAATCATTTGCTCAAGTGCTCagagatattgctccaaaacccttagcCACACTGTCACTTCCCTCTATGTCCAAAACAATAAaatcaaactcggtcccaccgatacaCATCTACCTGGACTCACCGAGTTACACTGGACATAgccattgcctaaaccctagcaactcggtctcaccgagatgacccTTCGGTCTCACCAAAGTGCACATGCCAACCTTCTGTTGCCTATTGTTTTCATCTCAGAATTTCCGAGGGTTTCGATCGGTCTCACCGAATTGTGGAAAGTGCTTGGGTCATCACATTTCGGTCTCACTAAGCTGTTCCATCCGTTCTCATCGAAAAGCCTAAGGTTCAAACTTTTTGCACTAGTCGGTCTCACCAAGTGTTTTCACCTGGTCCCACCAAGTTGTGcataaatgtgtgtaacggtttgaTTTTTTgtgctgcctatatataccccacccATTCCACCAACTCTTCGAGAGAGCAACCAAGACGAAAGTACCACTTCCCaaatccattttctgagagagaaccacctacacttgtgttgatgtCAAAGGGATTCCACTTCAACCTTTGATCCTTGATTTGTAGCCCCCTCAtgttgctttccactccaatccttctcctaccacatagccaaatctgtgagagagtaattgagtgtcactactagggaagaggctagcagtagcgtggggttttaccttagtagtagcgtgggcacCTGCGCTATtgctaaggcgctacaactaaactttagcagtagcgtgggtttatcGGCGCTACTACTAACCATACATAGCAGTAGCGTGCTTGCTAAACCGCACTACTGCTAATAGCAGTAGAGCCGCTATTCAGAGCGTGCTACTGCTACGTGCAtgccccgcgctactgataaaaTTTCCTGTATTTTTTTCTTCTACATATTGGTGTTGTATTTGTACAGGTTTTATATAGTAGTCACATCATATGATTTTGTgaccatgatgagttattatatcagtgggtgaaatagACGTGGATTAGATTCAAATGGAGGCAACATGGTGCGAATCTAAAGTACtaataatccaaacttgatcacttTAGTtcggattagtagtactttcgatctacaccatattgcctccacttgaatccaaTCCACGTTTATGTCACCCAccgatatatataataactcatcatgctcatattgATATAACAACTCGGCATCATCATCATAATACtaactcatcatcattatcataataacaagtcatacccatcatcatcatagtcatctcacCAACCTTAGTCAActattcttagcacatgatcacgagtattaggtaggacctgctaccctctctaaggtaaaatagcataaaacaacatagcccctgactctccagtaTGAAGAATGGAGATTATCCCGTCTCTAATTCGTGCGCTTCACACCATGTTGCCTCCAAGTAGCTCCCTGTGATTATTCATAACTTTTTTTCATCCTTTGATTGTGAGGTCTTCATCTCTTTTAGAAATCGTGTATGCACAACGGAGAACCATAGGCAGACTTGGCCGTAAGCTCATAATATCAATGTCATCCTTTGATTTTCTGTTGAAGAGCATAATAATAATGTAGTAAGCATAGTTTAACTTTAATTAGAAGAATGTATACAAAAATGCACTggtgtcataatagtaaaaaatcttaccatgccatctccatggatgttgtcgtagttcaacacgtggactagtggcacatattgaccataatgtggaggaattTCATAATTCTTATTGAAAGTCTCAGCATCAATAATAAATGAGACAATATGATCTTTCTCCTCGTAAGTTAGttcagagccatcagtgtagtagaTTTTGTCTACTACtttccgtacattttttgaagaatggaaataagatttcaatggaaataagctatcaactatttttaaataaacaatataaattacttaataaatatgtttgacaaactcacatagaggtagaaGTGGAAGCGTATCAACATCGACCCAAATGTCGATATTATCTTCGTCGATGTCATCTTCAGGATGACCAAGATCGAAGGTGACATGCATACCCTCCTGAAAACCATACGCCTTGCATGGTGTTGCAAAATTCAAGCAACCAAAATGGGAGTAGGTCACCGCATTGTATACCTTTACGTCAAAAGCATAACCATAATGGGTCTTGAGGTTAACTCTCTTTATCTCTAtattctcatgatcttcaaaatctagcttctccaagacataacgtcttgcatggcaggggatgcactaGTCGAATTGTAGAAAGTGGAAATTACACATTGAAGAAGcaaaagtcatgcttaattacgaaaaaagacttgtcgttgttgcgtaccgtataAACATCGAAGGTCTCGTCATGCTTAATACTGAAGCGCCGACTGtcttccaggtgaggcctgtcacacAGACCCCGGTCGTCGCCGCAGTAGTCGCACTCAGGGATCCCATCATCGTTAGACATTTCCTattttcataattcaaagattaaacttttgAAATTCAATATGTGTATTACaagaactaaattagatcattattattcatcacgggttgactatcgctcTGTCaaatcttttcttgaaaactctcagctcatgtgGTGTATATGGAGGGTACTCCCACTGATATATCCGGCCGTCGGTGATGGTCActcctcccttcgtccccgagtgcattacaccaaaatgtctagcacacgggaacgaaggagaagcgacccccacgacaacagtcaggattcttcCTCTCTGACATTTTGCGACCGTCAATGATGGAAGCTCCTACATTCATTCGAAAGTGCAttgcaccaaaatgtctagcaccttcgaatgaagaagaagctccccTCACGACAACTGTCGGGATTCTTCTGCTCTTACATTTTGacaatatatggtggacactccctcatagttatttcgaccgtcggtgatggtcgcttcTCTCTCTCGTTCATTAACAAGGTATATCACGAGCAGAAGGAAgaggaagcgacccccacgacaacagtcgggattcttcctctctgatATTTCGACAGTATATGGTGGACAGTCAAGTAGCATCGACAGACTAAAAGTCAAACCATgagattaatcaacactccggcaaaacataggcgacTTGGAGTAACAGATAGACCATCTTAATTTACTCACTGGACGACTATTGAGGATGTCAGTGATCTTCTAGGTGTCGTCGAGCGGCACATTGATGATCttccctgcacacaaataaaataACTATGTCAGCTATGCTTGATACACTATGCAAATCtttattattattcatcacgggttggctTTCGGTCTGCCGAGTCTTCCTTGAAAACTCTCATCTCACGTGGTGTATATGGTGGGAACTCCCTCTCtgatatattcgaccgtcggtgatggccgCTCCTCCATTCGTTCCAGAGTGCATtagaccaaaatgtctagcacatgggaatgaaggagaagcgaccTGCACGACAACAGTTGGGATTCTTACTCTCTGAcattttgcgaccgtcggtgatggtagctcctcctttcattccaaagtgcattacaccaaaatgtctagcaccttGGAATGAAGAAGAAGCTACCCCGATGACAATAGTCGGGATTCGTCTTCCTCTCTGATATATGGTGGACTCTCCTTGACTAATTTTTTGGTTGTCATGTATGGATCCCCGACAGACTTAAATTCATCCCAAAATGTCGTTTAATTCTCTTTCTGGCAAATCCGGGGcagtcgatatttcctacatattctggcacaagtcatgctaaATATcatgaaaaatccggcatgacctttgctaatataggacatatcgagtgc
The Triticum dicoccoides isolate Atlit2015 ecotype Zavitan chromosome 3A, WEW_v2.0, whole genome shotgun sequence genome window above contains:
- the LOC119272251 gene encoding protein G1-like7, yielding MDSSGPGPSSSVVGGGSAPDVAPKPPAQLSRYEAQKRRDWNTFLQYLRNHKPPLTLARCSGAHVIEFLRYLDQFGKTKVHVAGCAYYGQPSPPAPCPCPLRQAWGSLDALIGRLRAAYEESGGAPESNPFAARAVRIYLREVRDSHAKARGIPHEKKKRKRAPQAAEASGSSAGAGAVFDRDVEGSAGDGTLAASAAQVGAGDGGSTAPSIP